The Chanodichthys erythropterus isolate Z2021 chromosome 14, ASM2448905v1, whole genome shotgun sequence genome window below encodes:
- the LOC137036203 gene encoding uncharacterized protein yields the protein MNADSSLESCLRVLNPQANNTHIVRIPVRDEARFLLTEETANGQEENAAVWGTTSQSSTYAGSVPEFAIDGLLSSWTHTNEETDPWWRVDLLKVYRVNRVSITNRHSNAARINGAVIRIGNFLDIYSNPICGVISTLAASAAVNFSCGGMEGRYMVVHIPGNLKTLSLCEVGVYGYLAGNLAAGEAATQSSMSADWSAEKAIDGNRGLQQLYTGCSSTLNETNPWWRLDLRHVYRVSRVVITNRKDCCAEQLNGAEIHIGNSLENNGSNNPICAVIPAIPAGESYSYSCNGMDGRYVNLIIPGDMKILALCEVEVYGDGPVIKRSFVKMQFNSGVDLTDPSMRENVLKQGGSALAHRGFTNVTLSWSQTPKQVIQKVKAAKSRCGKGK from the exons ATGAATGCAGACAGCTCCCTTGAGAGCTGCCTGCgcgtgctcaacccccaggcaaacAACACACATATCGTGCGTATCCCCGTCAGGGATGAAGCGA GGTTTTTACTGACTGAGGAAACAGCGAATGGACAGGAAG AGAACGCAGCAGTATGGGGGACAACTAGTCAGTCGTCAACTTACGCCGGCTCTGTGCCTGAATTTGCCATTGATGGTTTGCTCAGTTCCTGGACCCACACTAACGAAGAGACCGACCCGTGGTGGAGAGTGGATCTTCTGAAAGTATACAGAGTGAACAGAGTGAGCATCACTAATAGACACAGCAATGCTGCGAGGATAAACGGAGCAGTGATTCGTATTGGGAACTTCCTTGACATTTACAGCAACCCCAT ATGTGGTGTGATTTCGACTCTTGCCGCGAGTGCCGCGGTCAATTTCTCATGTGGCGGGATGGAGGGACGTTATATGGTTGTTCATATTCCTGGAAATCTGAAGACTCTTAGCCTTTGTGAAGTTGGAGTCTACGGGTATTTGGCAG GAAATCTGGCAGCAGGTGAAGCCGCTACACAGTCGTCAATGTCTGCGGACTGGTCTGCTGAAAAGGCCATTGATGGTAATCGAGGTCTCCAGCAGCTGTACACGGGATGCTCGTCAACCCTTAATGAGACTAACCCGTGGTGGAGGCTGGATCTGCGTCATGTTTACAGAGTTAGTAGAGTGGTCATCACTAACAGAAAGGACTGCTGTGCAGAGCAACTAAACGGAGCGGAGATTCACATCGGAAACTCTTTGGAGAACAACGGCAGCAACAATCCCAT ATGTGCTGTTATTCCTGCTATTCCAGCAGGCGAGTCCTACAGCTACTCATGTAATGGGATGGATGGACGTTATGTGAATCTGATCATTCCTGGAGACATGAAGATACTCGCTCTCTGTGAGGTGGAGGTCTATGGCGACG GGCCCGTTATAAAAAGATCATTTGTAAAGATGCAGTTTAACTCCGGAGTTGATTTGACTGACCCTTCAATGAGAGAAAACGTTCTGAAACAG GGGGGATCTGCTCTGGCTCACAGAGGATTCACAAATGTGACACTGAGTTGGTCTCAAACCCCTAAACAGGTGATCCAGAAGGTGAAGGCGGCTAAAA GTCGTTGTGGGAAAGGAAAATAA